A window from Methylocystis sp. MJC1 encodes these proteins:
- the mltG gene encoding endolytic transglycosylase MltG yields MSDETGEKTATPKDEAKPAPEAAAESTQPQAPSSKAEPVAPLDSAESKSEAPADEPASSSFFRRRAAIQSAKPAEAPPAPPPKKKKRREGTLSAMSGFLSFLLVALVASVFGVIAVMHKLKEPGPLGADKIVYLPPRSDVPEMLSQLEREGVIDSSGLMNFALLIEGSRSKLKPGEYLFKKNASLREVVDELVAGKQLMHSLTIPEGLTSEQIAQRLRESDMLLGDILEAPKEGALLPETYKFPRGFPRAKLIAKMQEDQRKLLEQVWAKRAKDLPLRSPYELVTLASIVEKETGKPEERPRVAAVFANRLRKGMRLQSDPTIVYGLVGGKGTLGHGIMRSEIEKWTPYNTYAVDGLPPGPIANPGKAALEATANPANTRDLYFVADGTGGHVFAESLDQHSRNVQNWRKLEQDQKAKLAPGADQSIPAAVPPATPKTDKRTQAAVGRLVALDAGNQDFPPGRAMSPHAGAPHRLGKFGPAGAAFFLGGYDDPTADAAPHFARLRVARPYFTQESAQPKARQNGFDPTLLAAGAPASANEGEDGAIGPDMMAREGADGKALPEESVDIASYPVSPARRAEQKARAARLGLSAGSDELPADTLAVKASMEESAAASSAGGPIALAAAPQRARPRAFDASEGTTLDPLRDKSWDLTSAKTVPTTADIR; encoded by the coding sequence ATGAGCGACGAGACCGGCGAGAAGACGGCGACGCCGAAAGACGAGGCAAAGCCCGCTCCCGAAGCGGCGGCCGAATCGACACAACCTCAGGCGCCGTCGTCAAAGGCGGAGCCCGTGGCGCCTCTGGATAGCGCCGAATCCAAGTCGGAAGCCCCGGCCGACGAGCCGGCGTCTTCCTCCTTCTTCCGCCGCCGTGCGGCGATACAGAGCGCCAAGCCGGCCGAGGCCCCGCCCGCGCCTCCGCCAAAGAAGAAAAAGCGCCGGGAAGGCACGCTCTCGGCGATGAGCGGTTTCTTGAGCTTCCTTCTTGTCGCGCTGGTCGCCAGCGTATTCGGCGTGATCGCCGTGATGCACAAGCTCAAGGAGCCGGGCCCGCTCGGCGCGGACAAGATTGTCTATCTTCCGCCGCGCAGCGACGTGCCGGAAATGCTCTCGCAGCTCGAACGCGAGGGCGTGATCGACAGTTCGGGCCTGATGAATTTCGCGCTGCTGATCGAAGGCTCGCGCAGCAAGCTGAAGCCCGGCGAATATCTTTTCAAGAAAAACGCCAGTTTGCGCGAGGTCGTCGACGAGCTCGTCGCCGGCAAGCAGCTGATGCACAGCCTCACCATCCCCGAAGGCCTGACGAGCGAACAGATCGCCCAGCGCCTGCGCGAATCGGACATGCTTCTCGGCGATATTCTGGAAGCGCCGAAGGAAGGCGCGCTGCTGCCGGAGACCTATAAATTCCCGCGCGGCTTCCCGCGCGCCAAGCTCATCGCCAAGATGCAGGAGGATCAGCGCAAACTCCTCGAGCAGGTCTGGGCGAAGCGCGCCAAGGATCTGCCGCTGCGCTCGCCTTACGAGCTGGTGACGCTCGCCTCCATCGTCGAGAAAGAGACGGGCAAGCCGGAGGAGCGCCCGCGCGTCGCCGCCGTCTTCGCGAACCGCCTGCGCAAGGGGATGCGCCTGCAGTCCGACCCGACGATCGTTTACGGCCTCGTTGGCGGCAAGGGCACGCTCGGCCACGGCATCATGCGTTCCGAAATCGAGAAATGGACGCCCTACAACACCTACGCCGTCGACGGCCTGCCGCCGGGCCCTATCGCAAATCCCGGCAAGGCGGCGCTGGAAGCGACCGCCAATCCCGCCAATACGCGAGATCTCTATTTTGTCGCCGACGGGACGGGAGGCCATGTCTTCGCCGAATCGCTCGACCAGCATTCCCGCAACGTCCAAAACTGGCGGAAGCTCGAGCAGGATCAGAAAGCCAAGCTGGCTCCTGGCGCGGATCAATCCATTCCAGCGGCTGTTCCGCCCGCGACTCCCAAGACCGACAAGCGCACCCAAGCGGCGGTCGGCCGGCTCGTGGCGCTTGATGCCGGGAACCAGGACTTTCCGCCCGGCCGCGCCATGTCGCCCCATGCGGGAGCCCCGCATCGGCTGGGAAAGTTCGGCCCGGCCGGGGCGGCTTTTTTCCTCGGCGGATATGACGATCCCACCGCCGACGCAGCCCCTCACTTTGCGCGCCTGCGGGTCGCCCGGCCTTATTTCACGCAGGAGTCCGCCCAGCCGAAGGCGCGCCAAAACGGCTTCGACCCCACGCTCCTCGCCGCAGGCGCTCCGGCGTCCGCCAATGAAGGTGAAGACGGCGCCATCGGCCCCGACATGATGGCGCGCGAAGGCGCCGACGGAAAGGCGCTCCCGGAAGAGAGCGTAGATATCGCCTCCTATCCCGTCTCTCCGGCGCGGCGGGCGGAGCAGAAGGCCCGCGCCGCGCGGCTGGGCCTGTCGGCCGGTTCGGATGAATTGCCGGCGGACACCCTGGCCGTGAAGGCCTCGATGGAAGAATCGGCGGCGGCCTCTTCGGCGGGAGGGCCAATCGCCCTCGCCGCGGCGCCACAACGCGCCCGCCCGCGCGCTTTCGACGCGTCGGAAGGCACGACGCTCGACCCGCTGCGCGACAAGAGCTGGGATCTGACGTCGGCGAAAACCGTTCCCACGACCGCCGATATTCGCTAA
- a CDS encoding DUF488 domain-containing protein, producing MPAFALKRVYEPPETEDGARVLVDRLWPRGLTKEKAAVDLWAKEVAPSHELRRWFGHRPERWEEFEARYREELESPEAQEQIATLRHMARKERVTLLYAAHDEALNNAVVLREVLRHKVRS from the coding sequence ATGCCCGCTTTTGCCCTCAAACGTGTCTATGAGCCGCCCGAAACGGAAGACGGCGCGCGCGTCCTCGTCGACCGGCTCTGGCCGCGCGGCCTCACCAAGGAAAAGGCTGCGGTCGATTTGTGGGCGAAGGAAGTGGCGCCGAGCCATGAATTGCGGCGCTGGTTCGGCCACCGGCCAGAGCGCTGGGAGGAGTTTGAGGCGCGCTACCGCGAGGAGCTCGAAAGCCCGGAGGCGCAAGAGCAGATCGCGACGCTGCGCCACATGGCGCGCAAGGAGCGCGTGACGCTGCTTTACGCCGCGCACGATGAGGCGCTGAACAACGCCGTCGTGCTGCGGGAGGTCCTGCGCCACAAGGTAAGAAGCTAG
- the gmk gene encoding guanylate kinase: MDHSLPLRRGVVLILSSPSGAGKTTLTRMLLQDRDLDLTLSISVTTRARRSSEVDGIHYRFITERQFAAMRDASDLLEWAEVHGNFYGTPRAPVEAILAQGRDALFDIDYQGTRQVREKMGADAVTVFILPPSMKELRARLERRAEDAPEVIERRLENARKEIARWKDYDYVIVNDDLQRSFDDLIAILRAERQRRLRREREIESFVAKLLDE; this comes from the coding sequence ATGGACCATTCCCTTCCGCTGCGCCGCGGCGTCGTGCTCATCCTTTCCTCTCCCTCCGGCGCCGGCAAGACCACGCTGACGCGGATGCTGCTGCAGGACCGCGATCTCGACCTTACGCTTTCCATATCGGTGACGACCCGCGCCCGTCGGTCGAGCGAGGTCGACGGCATTCACTACCGCTTCATCACCGAGCGCCAGTTCGCCGCCATGCGGGACGCCAGCGACTTACTGGAATGGGCGGAGGTGCACGGCAATTTCTACGGCACGCCGCGCGCGCCGGTCGAGGCCATTCTGGCGCAGGGACGCGACGCGCTCTTCGACATCGACTACCAAGGGACGCGCCAGGTGCGCGAGAAGATGGGCGCCGATGCGGTGACCGTCTTCATCCTGCCGCCGTCGATGAAGGAGCTGCGCGCCCGGCTCGAACGCCGCGCCGAGGACGCGCCGGAGGTGATCGAACGGCGGCTGGAGAACGCCCGCAAGGAGATCGCGCGCTGGAAGGACTATGACTATGTCATCGTCAATGACGATCTTCAGCGCTCCTTCGATGATCTGATCGCCATATTGCGCGCGGAGCGCCAGCGCCGCCTGCGGCGCGAGCGTGAAATAGAAAGCTTCGTGGCCAAGCTGCTCGACGAATAG
- a CDS encoding outer membrane protein, which produces MKTTLSAIAVAAALAAGAAQAADLPSRKAPPPVFVPPPPVLTWTGFYAGLNLGGGWMANNSSNLWGWGNNGNTGGVVGGGQIGYNYQLSPLFLVGLETDFQGTSIGSGGSNNNLWALGWGWGNGGSTARLNWFGTVRGRAGFTFPGLPTLLVYGTGGFAYGEVQRNSWWNQNSAVQTGWTAGGGVEWMFLPNWSAKAEYLYTDISGSNQNAFFNPGFGLNNVNNHTRFHTVRAGVNYHFNFGAPAPVLAKY; this is translated from the coding sequence ATGAAGACGACTCTCTCCGCTATCGCCGTCGCGGCCGCCTTGGCGGCCGGCGCTGCGCAGGCTGCGGATCTGCCTTCCCGCAAGGCTCCGCCGCCGGTTTTCGTTCCCCCGCCGCCGGTCCTCACCTGGACGGGCTTCTACGCCGGTCTTAACCTCGGCGGCGGCTGGATGGCCAACAACTCCTCCAACCTTTGGGGCTGGGGCAACAATGGCAACACCGGCGGCGTCGTCGGCGGTGGCCAGATCGGCTACAATTACCAGCTCTCCCCGCTGTTCCTGGTCGGCCTCGAGACCGACTTCCAGGGCACGAGCATCGGCTCGGGCGGCAGCAACAACAACCTCTGGGCGCTCGGCTGGGGCTGGGGCAACGGCGGCTCCACCGCTCGCCTGAACTGGTTCGGCACGGTTCGCGGCCGCGCTGGCTTCACCTTCCCGGGCCTGCCCACCCTGCTGGTCTACGGCACGGGCGGCTTCGCCTATGGCGAGGTGCAGCGTAACTCCTGGTGGAACCAGAACAGCGCCGTTCAGACGGGCTGGACCGCTGGCGGCGGCGTGGAATGGATGTTCCTGCCGAACTGGTCGGCCAAGGCTGAATATCTCTATACGGATATCAGCGGCAGCAACCAGAACGCGTTCTTCAATCCGGGCTTCGGTCTGAACAACGTCAACAATCACACCCGCTTCCACACGGTTCGCGCGGGCGTGAACTATCACTTCAACTTCGGCGCGCCGGCTCCGGTGCTCGCGAAGTACTGA
- a CDS encoding YicC/YloC family endoribonuclease: protein MTGFARTRGSHGPWSYAWELKTVNAKGLDLRLRVPPNFDAVEIKARAAISAGLARGSVFANLTAKRAEEEGAARINRAALDRLLAALDDLPQLASLRPASLDGLLAIRGVVEIVEPEDDEAQRAVLEKSVLAALDETLEALLASRRAEGAALTAVLRERLTRIGALAAQADALPARQPEAVRQRLVQQVARLLESAEGLDPARLHQEAVLLAVKADIREELDRLAAHVASAQKLLAEGGPIGRRLDFLAQEFSRETNTLCAKSNDSALTEIGLELKIEVEQLREQVQNIE, encoded by the coding sequence ATGACCGGCTTCGCCCGCACGCGCGGGAGCCATGGCCCCTGGAGCTATGCCTGGGAGCTCAAAACCGTTAACGCGAAGGGGCTGGATCTCCGGCTGCGCGTCCCGCCGAATTTCGACGCCGTCGAGATCAAGGCGCGCGCCGCCATTTCCGCCGGCCTCGCCCGCGGCTCGGTCTTCGCCAATCTGACCGCCAAGCGCGCCGAGGAAGAAGGCGCGGCGCGGATCAATCGCGCAGCGCTCGACCGGCTGCTCGCCGCGCTCGACGACCTGCCGCAGCTTGCGAGCCTGCGACCCGCCTCACTCGATGGCCTGCTGGCGATCCGCGGCGTCGTCGAGATCGTCGAGCCGGAAGATGACGAAGCCCAGCGCGCCGTGCTTGAAAAGAGCGTTCTCGCCGCCCTGGATGAAACGCTGGAGGCTCTGCTCGCCTCGCGCCGCGCGGAAGGCGCTGCTCTCACAGCCGTGCTGCGAGAGCGCCTGACGCGTATCGGCGCGCTCGCGGCGCAGGCCGACGCCCTGCCGGCCCGCCAACCCGAAGCCGTCCGTCAGCGGCTCGTGCAGCAAGTGGCGCGGCTCCTCGAAAGCGCCGAGGGCCTGGACCCGGCGCGTCTCCATCAGGAGGCTGTGCTGCTCGCGGTGAAGGCCGACATTCGCGAGGAGCTCGATCGTCTCGCGGCGCATGTGGCGAGCGCGCAGAAGCTCCTCGCCGAGGGTGGTCCCATCGGGCGGCGGCTCGATTTCCTGGCGCAGGAATTTTCGCGCGAAACCAATACGCTCTGCGCCAAGTCCAATGATTCGGCCCTTACCGAGATCGGCCTCGAGCTGAAGATCGAGGTCGAGCAGCTGCGCGAGCAGGTGCAAAATATCGAGTAG
- the fabF gene encoding beta-ketoacyl-ACP synthase II, with product MRRVVVTGLGVVSPLGCGVETNWRRLVAGEHGFRRIDTFEVADLACQIAAVVPRGDGSNGSFNPDDWFDPKEQRKVDDFIIYGTAAATQALADAGWKADTPEKQETTGVLIGSGIGGLGGIYETSITLKEKGPRRVSPFFVSGRIINLVAGYVSIMHGLKGPNHAVVTACATGTHAIGDAARIIAMGDADVMVAGGAESPVNRIGVAGFAACRALSTGFNDRPAEASRPYDKDRDGFVLGEGGGCVVLEEYEHAKARGARIYAELIGYGMSGDAHHITAPSPDGDGAYRCMKMALKRPNLPVSEIDYVNAHGTSTPLGDEIELKAVERLVGNLEAKLSMSSTKSAVGHLLGGAGAVEAIYTILAMTHGVAPPTRNLDNPSVETAIDLVPKVAREREINVALSNSFGFGGTNASLLFRRVS from the coding sequence ATGCGCAGGGTGGTCGTCACCGGCCTTGGCGTCGTATCGCCCTTGGGCTGCGGCGTCGAAACGAATTGGCGGCGTCTCGTCGCCGGCGAACACGGCTTCCGCCGCATCGATACGTTTGAGGTCGCTGACCTCGCCTGCCAGATTGCGGCCGTCGTGCCGCGCGGCGACGGCTCCAACGGCTCCTTCAATCCGGACGACTGGTTCGATCCCAAGGAGCAGCGCAAGGTCGACGATTTCATCATCTACGGGACGGCCGCCGCGACCCAGGCGCTCGCCGACGCGGGCTGGAAGGCCGACACCCCGGAGAAGCAGGAGACGACCGGCGTTCTCATCGGCTCCGGCATCGGCGGTCTCGGCGGAATTTACGAAACCTCGATCACTCTGAAGGAAAAGGGCCCGCGTCGCGTGTCGCCCTTCTTCGTCTCGGGCCGCATCATCAATCTCGTCGCCGGCTATGTCTCGATCATGCACGGGCTCAAAGGTCCGAATCATGCGGTCGTGACGGCCTGCGCCACCGGCACCCACGCCATTGGCGACGCTGCGCGCATCATCGCGATGGGCGACGCCGATGTCATGGTGGCGGGCGGCGCCGAATCGCCGGTGAACCGCATCGGCGTCGCAGGCTTTGCCGCTTGCCGCGCGTTGTCGACCGGTTTCAACGACCGTCCGGCCGAGGCCTCGCGCCCCTACGACAAGGATCGCGACGGTTTCGTCCTCGGCGAAGGCGGCGGCTGCGTCGTGCTCGAGGAATATGAGCACGCCAAAGCCCGCGGCGCACGTATCTACGCCGAGCTCATCGGCTACGGCATGTCGGGCGACGCGCACCACATCACCGCGCCCTCGCCCGATGGCGATGGCGCCTATCGCTGCATGAAGATGGCGCTGAAGCGCCCAAATCTTCCGGTCAGCGAGATCGACTATGTCAATGCGCATGGCACCTCGACGCCGCTCGGCGACGAAATCGAGCTCAAGGCGGTCGAGCGGCTGGTCGGCAATCTCGAGGCGAAGCTCTCGATGTCCTCGACCAAATCGGCGGTCGGCCATCTCCTCGGCGGCGCCGGCGCGGTCGAGGCGATCTATACGATCCTGGCCATGACTCATGGCGTCGCGCCGCCGACCCGCAATCTCGACAATCCGTCCGTCGAGACGGCGATCGACCTCGTGCCGAAGGTCGCGCGAGAGCGTGAGATCAATGTGGCGCTTTCCAATTCCTTCGGTTTTGGCGGCACCAACGCCTCGCTGCTCTTCCGCCGCGTGTCGTAA
- the rsmA gene encoding 16S rRNA (adenine(1518)-N(6)/adenine(1519)-N(6))-dimethyltransferase RsmA has protein sequence MIDDLPPLREVVARHGLDAKKTLGQNFLFDLNLTSRIARAAGPFEDTVVIEIGPGPGGLTRALLAQGAHVVAIERDQRCLPALSEIAAHYPGRLTVVEGDALEIDVAELARQHRPSLRAEGEAIQEQEPGSGLLRSASDDGSRPRARICANLPYNVATALLTRWIEAEPWPTIFDRYVLMFQKEVALRIVATPANRADYGRLAVLCGWRTRARILFDVSPAAFTPPPKVTSSVVELVPNPAPLPCDPRVLSRVTQAAFGQRRKMLRQSLKSLGVDAGALLAQAGIEETKRAEEVEVAGFVALARAFAMLR, from the coding sequence GTGATCGACGATCTGCCCCCGCTGCGCGAGGTCGTCGCGCGCCACGGCCTCGACGCCAAAAAGACACTCGGCCAGAATTTCCTCTTCGATCTCAATCTCACGAGCCGCATCGCCCGCGCCGCCGGGCCATTCGAAGATACGGTCGTCATCGAGATCGGCCCCGGCCCCGGCGGGTTGACGCGTGCGCTTCTGGCGCAGGGCGCGCATGTGGTCGCAATCGAGCGAGACCAGCGCTGCCTCCCCGCCTTAAGCGAGATCGCCGCGCACTACCCCGGCCGTCTGACGGTCGTCGAAGGCGATGCGCTGGAGATCGACGTGGCGGAGCTCGCGCGCCAGCATCGGCCGTCATTGCGAGCCGAAGGCGAAGCAATCCAGGAGCAAGAGCCCGGCTCTGGATTGCTTCGCTCCGCTAGCGATGACGGATCGCGGCCACGAGCCCGCATCTGCGCCAATCTTCCCTATAATGTCGCGACAGCCTTACTCACCCGCTGGATCGAGGCCGAGCCCTGGCCGACGATCTTCGACCGCTACGTGCTCATGTTCCAGAAGGAAGTGGCGCTGCGCATCGTGGCGACGCCGGCGAACCGCGCTGATTACGGCCGCCTCGCCGTGCTCTGCGGCTGGCGCACCCGCGCCCGCATCCTTTTCGACGTCTCTCCCGCCGCCTTCACCCCGCCGCCCAAAGTGACGTCTTCCGTGGTGGAGCTGGTCCCGAATCCGGCGCCGCTGCCCTGCGATCCGCGCGTGCTCTCGCGCGTGACGCAGGCCGCCTTCGGCCAGCGGCGCAAGATGTTGCGCCAGAGCCTCAAGAGCCTCGGCGTCGACGCCGGAGCGTTGCTCGCACAGGCCGGCATCGAGGAGACAAAGCGCGCCGAAGAGGTGGAGGTCGCGGGTTTTGTGGCGCTGGCGCGCGCCTTCGCCATGCTGCGCTAA
- the fabD gene encoding ACP S-malonyltransferase, with protein MAKAFIFPGQGSQSVGMGKALAESFAPARAVFEEVDSALSQPLSRLMFEGPESELTLTANAQPALMAVSLAAIRVLETECGLDLAKDAAFVAGHSLGEYSALAAAGALSIADTAKLLRIRGNAMQKAVPVGEGAMAALLGAELDQAKEIAGEAAAALSACCQVANDNGGGQVVISGAKTAVEKAMEIAKEKGIKRAVLLPVSAPFHCALMQPAADAMAAALAGAAISAPRVPVVANVTASPVTEPETIRRLLVEQVTGAVRWRECVSYIAAQGVDKFVEVGSGKVLAGLLKRIAPGATGISVGAPADLDAYRAF; from the coding sequence ATGGCGAAGGCTTTTATTTTTCCCGGTCAAGGTTCGCAGTCGGTGGGCATGGGCAAGGCGCTCGCGGAGAGCTTCGCGCCGGCGCGCGCGGTCTTCGAAGAGGTTGATTCGGCGCTTTCGCAGCCGCTCTCCAGGCTGATGTTCGAAGGCCCGGAGAGCGAACTCACGCTGACCGCCAACGCGCAGCCGGCGCTGATGGCCGTCTCTCTCGCCGCGATTCGCGTGCTGGAAACCGAATGCGGCCTCGATCTCGCCAAGGACGCCGCCTTCGTCGCCGGCCATTCGCTTGGCGAATATTCAGCGCTTGCCGCCGCCGGGGCGCTCTCCATCGCCGATACGGCGAAGCTGCTGCGCATTCGCGGCAACGCCATGCAGAAGGCCGTGCCGGTCGGCGAAGGCGCCATGGCGGCGCTGCTCGGCGCCGAGCTCGATCAGGCGAAGGAGATCGCCGGCGAAGCGGCCGCCGCCCTTTCCGCCTGCTGCCAGGTGGCCAATGACAATGGCGGCGGGCAGGTCGTCATTTCGGGCGCCAAGACGGCGGTCGAAAAGGCGATGGAGATCGCCAAGGAAAAGGGCATCAAGCGCGCCGTGCTGCTGCCCGTCTCCGCGCCCTTCCATTGCGCCCTGATGCAGCCCGCCGCCGACGCCATGGCCGCCGCGCTCGCCGGCGCCGCCATCTCCGCGCCCCGCGTCCCCGTGGTGGCCAATGTCACCGCTTCGCCGGTCACTGAGCCTGAAACGATTCGCCGGCTACTGGTCGAGCAGGTGACGGGCGCGGTGCGCTGGCGCGAATGCGTCTCTTACATTGCCGCGCAGGGAGTGGATAAGTTCGTCGAAGTCGGCTCGGGCAAGGTGCTCGCCGGCCTTCTGAAGCGAATCGCGCCTGGCGCCACGGGCATTTCTGTTGGCGCGCCGGCCGATCTCGACGCCTATCGCGCTTTTTAA
- a CDS encoding acyl carrier protein, with protein sequence MSDVAERVKKIVVEHLGVEPEKVVDKANFIDDLGADSLDTVELVMAFEEEFGVEIPDDAAETILTVGDAVKFLEKAKAA encoded by the coding sequence ATGAGCGATGTCGCCGAGCGCGTGAAGAAGATCGTTGTCGAACACCTCGGCGTCGAGCCCGAAAAGGTTGTCGACAAGGCCAATTTTATCGACGATCTGGGCGCTGATTCGCTCGACACGGTCGAGCTGGTCATGGCGTTCGAAGAAGAATTCGGCGTCGAGATTCCCGATGACGCGGCAGAGACAATTCTCACGGTCGGCGACGCTGTGAAGTTCCTCGAGAAGGCCAAGGCCGCCTGA
- the fabG gene encoding 3-oxoacyl-[acyl-carrier-protein] reductase, which yields MFDLSGKTALVTGASGGIGKDIARALISAGATVALSGTRREALETLAAEIGGSTHVLPCNLGDKEETEKLVPAAEAAMGGVDILVNNAGVTRDMLFMRMKDEDWNTVLDINLTAAFRLSRAVLRGMMKKRFGRIIGITSVVGVTGNPGQGNYAAAKAGMIGMSKSLAGEVASRGVTVNCVAPGFIESPMTDGLTDAQKERILSAVPAGRLGTGADVAAAVVYLASAEAGYVTGQTLHVNGGMAMI from the coding sequence ATGTTCGATTTATCTGGCAAGACCGCGCTTGTGACCGGCGCGAGCGGAGGCATCGGCAAGGATATCGCCCGCGCGCTCATCTCGGCGGGAGCGACGGTGGCGCTTTCCGGCACGCGCCGCGAGGCTCTCGAAACGCTTGCCGCCGAAATTGGCGGATCCACGCATGTGCTCCCCTGCAACCTCGGCGACAAGGAAGAGACCGAGAAGCTCGTTCCGGCGGCGGAGGCGGCGATGGGCGGGGTGGACATTCTCGTCAACAACGCCGGCGTCACCCGCGACATGCTGTTCATGCGCATGAAAGACGAGGATTGGAACACGGTCCTCGACATTAATCTCACGGCCGCCTTCCGCCTTTCGCGCGCCGTCTTGCGCGGCATGATGAAGAAGCGCTTCGGCCGCATTATCGGCATCACCTCCGTCGTCGGCGTCACCGGTAATCCGGGCCAGGGCAATTACGCCGCCGCGAAGGCCGGCATGATCGGCATGTCGAAATCGCTCGCCGGCGAGGTCGCGTCGCGCGGCGTCACCGTCAATTGCGTCGCGCCCGGCTTCATCGAGAGCCCGATGACCGATGGCCTCACCGATGCGCAGAAGGAAAGAATCCTGTCCGCCGTGCCAGCTGGCCGGCTCGGAACCGGCGCCGACGTGGCGGCCGCGGTTGTCTATCTCGCGAGCGCCGAAGCGGGCTACGTCACCGGCCAGACGCTGCACGTGAACGGCGGCATGGCGATGATCTAA